From Humisphaera borealis, the proteins below share one genomic window:
- a CDS encoding DUF2203 domain-containing protein, which translates to MRGPQSASPEYASSPRAKRRFTVAEANRALPLVSRVVADIVHTHTQAIFVQSQIGRATSKEQPALQNQLDKMLERLEDFVDELTEIGCDLKDYTLGLIDFTGTHMGRDVCLCWKLGEDKIDHWHEMDEGFPGRRPIHSLQEAR; encoded by the coding sequence ATGCGGGGTCCACAGTCCGCGTCTCCGGAATACGCCTCCTCCCCCCGAGCCAAACGCCGGTTCACCGTTGCCGAGGCCAACCGGGCCCTGCCGCTGGTCAGCCGCGTGGTCGCAGATATCGTACATACCCATACGCAGGCGATTTTCGTCCAGAGCCAGATCGGCCGGGCGACCTCCAAAGAGCAGCCCGCGTTGCAGAACCAGCTCGACAAGATGCTCGAACGGCTGGAAGACTTCGTTGACGAGTTGACCGAGATCGGCTGCGACCTGAAGGACTACACCCTCGGCCTGATCGACTTCACGGGCACGCACATGGGCCGCGACGTCTGCCTCTGCTGGAAGCTGGGCGAAGACAAGATCGACCACTGGCACGAAATGGACGAAGGCTTCCCGGGACGTCGGCCGATTCATTCGCTGCAGGAAGCGCGGTAG
- a CDS encoding AAA family ATPase: MKQPTPPNPPGSAANRPPNATAVPDSQGESTFITKFTAVKKQLLTELHKVIIGQDDVIELMLAAIFARGHCLLVGVPGLAKTLMISTLAKSLRLNFNRIQFTPDLMPADITGTDILEEDPATGKRSFRFARGPVFANIVLADEINRTPPKTQAALLQAMQEYQVTAGGRTYPLDPPFFVLATQNPIEQEGTYPLPEAQLDRFMFMVNIGYPSKTEERQIVRATTMELAGEPEPVMSAADIQHVQNALRKLPVSDHVVDYAVALTRATRPKMPGTPAFITDWLTWGAGPRAAQYLVLGAKAHAMLNGRVNVGADDVRAVAKPVLRHRIFPNFNADAEGVGPDQIIEKLIEAVPEVSPD; encoded by the coding sequence TTGAAGCAACCGACCCCTCCAAATCCTCCCGGCAGCGCCGCGAACCGGCCCCCGAACGCCACGGCGGTGCCGGATTCGCAGGGCGAATCAACGTTCATCACCAAGTTCACGGCCGTCAAAAAGCAACTACTGACCGAACTGCACAAGGTCATCATCGGGCAGGATGACGTGATCGAACTGATGCTGGCGGCGATCTTTGCACGCGGGCATTGCCTGCTGGTCGGCGTGCCGGGCCTCGCCAAGACGCTGATGATCAGCACGCTTGCCAAATCGCTGCGGCTGAACTTCAACCGCATCCAGTTCACCCCCGACCTGATGCCCGCCGACATCACCGGTACCGACATCCTGGAGGAGGACCCGGCGACCGGGAAACGCAGCTTTCGCTTCGCCCGCGGCCCGGTGTTCGCCAACATCGTCCTGGCCGATGAAATCAACCGGACCCCGCCCAAGACCCAGGCGGCATTGCTGCAGGCGATGCAGGAATACCAGGTGACGGCGGGGGGCCGAACCTACCCGCTCGATCCGCCTTTCTTCGTGCTTGCGACCCAGAACCCGATCGAGCAGGAAGGCACCTACCCGCTGCCCGAGGCCCAGCTCGACCGGTTTATGTTCATGGTGAACATCGGGTATCCGTCAAAAACGGAAGAACGGCAGATCGTCCGTGCGACCACGATGGAACTGGCCGGCGAGCCCGAACCGGTGATGTCGGCCGCCGATATCCAGCACGTGCAAAACGCACTACGCAAACTGCCGGTGAGCGACCATGTCGTGGACTATGCGGTCGCACTCACCCGCGCGACCCGCCCGAAAATGCCCGGCACGCCGGCGTTTATTACCGACTGGCTGACCTGGGGCGCCGGCCCGCGGGCGGCGCAGTACCTGGTGCTGGGGGCCAAGGCACACGCAATGTTGAACGGCCGGGTGAATGTGGGCGCGGACGATGTGCGGGCGGTGGCCAAGCCGGTGCTCAGGCACCGCATCTTTCCCAACTTCAACGCCGACGCCGAAGGGGTCGGGCCGGACCAGATCATCGAGAAGTTGATCGAAGCGGTTCCCGAAGTCTCGCCGGACTAG